TTGTATCCCTGAATAATGCCCCGCTGTCCCAGTCGTTTGATTACGTTTTCTGGCGCACGATCCCGAAGACGACGGACGCGGACTGTTTGACCGATTTCCATTGCAACACCAAACTATGAACCATTCCACAGTCTATATGTAGTTAGCGCGTTGGGGCTAGG
This window of the Aerosakkonema funiforme FACHB-1375 genome carries:
- the petP gene encoding cytochrome b6f subunit PetP, with product MEIGQTVRVRRLRDRAPENVIKRLGQRGIIQGYKIVDGSGVGVVVQFEDKFATWFFEDELEPVNA